Proteins co-encoded in one Neodiprion lecontei isolate iyNeoLeco1 chromosome 3, iyNeoLeco1.1, whole genome shotgun sequence genomic window:
- the LOC107226714 gene encoding palmitoyltransferase ZDHHC23-B, which produces MNILERFRAPCGWRGGAKQLSVDAVIPLIAVPVLSFAAAQTLLCTIITFVTTPILVYYLHHNFLRFLLRTKFFLMWNITSVVLLMLVFEITVVPLLEILPEENWVFVISVVGGIGCAYQTRVKADSGNQDAALSHVIELGDTGGELCTTCRRRAPPLAYHCRMCQTCVLRREYHCKWLDCCVGGSNLRWYMGCLLFSAIAFIYGSNLTMTSVCHPFIFIGTILLPDDCSDVYHQLDIALCFVSGVYSLLAGLAVLRCLLYHLWLIWIGTTANERRLALAGGGGSYGHDMLKNLGHIFCCKAC; this is translated from the exons ATGAATATCCTGGAGAGGTTCAGGGCGCCTTGTGGATGGCGAGGAGGCGCCAAGCAGCTCTCCGTCGACGCTGTGATCCCCCTGATCGCGGTGCCCGTCCTGTCCTTCGCCGCTGCCCAGACGCTGCTCTGCACGATAATAACGTTCGTAACAACGCCGATACTGGTCTACTACCTGCACcataattttcttcgtttcttaCTGAGAACGAAGTTCTTCCTCATGTGGAATATAACCAGCGTCGTACTGCTGATGCTGGTTTTCGAAATAACCGTTGTACCGTTGCTAGAAATTCTCCCAGAGGAGAACTGGGTCTTTGTCATTAGTGTCGTTGGCGGCATTGGCTGCGCCTACCAAACCAGAGTCAAGGCTGACTCCGGTAACCAGGATGCCGCCTTATCTCACGTTATCGAACTCGGCGACACTGGTGGTGAGCTCTGCACGACTTGCAGAAGGCGAGCTCCTCCCCTTGCTTATCATTGTCGTATGTGCCAAACTTGCGTACTCAGGAGGGAATATCACTGTAAAtg GCTGGACTGTTGTGTGGGGGGCAGTAACCTCAGATGGTACATGGGCTGCCTGTTATTCTCAGCCATAGCTTTTATCTATGGTTCTAATCTCACCATGACCAGCGTTTGCCAtcctttcattttcattggTACCATACTCCTGCCCGATGATTGCAGTGACGTTTATCACCAACTGGA CATTGCTCTCTGTTTCGTATCAGGGGTCTACAGTCTTTTGGCTGGGTTGGCAGTATTGAGGTGTTTGTTGTATCACTTATGGTTGATTTGGATTGGTACAACAGCGAATGAAAGGCGCCTTGCTTTGGCAGGCGGTGGTGGTTCCTACGGACATgatatgttgaaaaatttgggTCATATATTTTGTTGTAAAGCTTGCTga
- the LOC107226717 gene encoding calponin homology domain-containing protein DDB_G0272472 isoform X1 gives MSTMKTVHFEEVKDVMEQMLRTPIFETPEKRMLATLSKKMLDPNLVMDVRHKIFHEPLSLSPSKDVILQEAKRLILNEETQALYRRQEENMLESELKRFQSQLQKSRPKFRGPYICSRKIMANSNDDQFWAGLTGIAKKEIEILSDTVTEIESSGRIEPKTEQSAKLEVSNYHCPIVVTIKDKPITESKEDRLELMRRAFKALRRNVVQERQLQDLRIKVQERITTQRLQHTFHTWRTFVDNARNRAQLKKDGKEMSKERKIELFVNAISEKQKELAKLQNKTNSADVSATLRRTQSADHPINPISVKKNSAKTLTVVDPPAKHRLNAQRRIIAEQKAKLAEQNRIIEDLKLKQIEKETQRASQDTVNVAKEVLAHVGGRTRRTLIKLIRDEGCKDKSIVEPPRLPSPPKFLIRMEARAEARRERVKRAQEEREKKMEEKRKKEESERRAEDEERKRLQLEAQKEARRLREEQEQRRAREAERTKQLNQIADDFRRKYLLRRYMMEPFFRLIDTKYNYIKIADDHYQGSLLRRTLGIWLKETHERISVKMDLASAVYNRNILWYVFRDWRDFTRSEAKKMQVATDFHDMRLQEKCLRAWNAKTVESKVQTLNDEQLAREHYGKRLRAKYFARWKDYPTIAWDMKEKEKRKDKWRELVQRVIPDFDPKQRGVAIED, from the exons ATGTCGACGATGAAGACAGTGCACTTCGAAGAAGTAAAGGACGTAATGGAGCAGATGTTGAGGACTCCAATTTTTGAAACCCCAGAAAAACGGATGCTGGCTACTCTTAGTAAGAAAATGTTAGACCCGAACTTAGTCATGGATGTCAGGCATAAGATATTCCACGAACCGTTATCCCTGTCTCCGTCAAAGGATGTCATACTACAAGAAGCAAAACG CCTGATTCTGAATGAAGAGACGCAAGCCTTGTACCGGAGACAAGAGGAAAATATGCTGGAGTCAGAGCTGAAAAGATTTCAGTCACAACTTCAAAAAAGTCGTCCAAAATTCCGAGGGCCGTACATTTGCTCTCGAAAGATTATGGCCAACTCAAACGACGATCAATTTTGGGCTGGATTAACCGGTATagcaaagaaagaaattgaaatattgtcggACACGGTTACTGAAATCGAATCCAGCGGTAGGATTGAGCCGAAAACGGAGCAATCGGCAAAATTGGAAGTAAGCAATTATCACTGCCCAATTGTTGTCACGATCAAGGATAAACCGATTACGGAATCCAAGGAGGACCGATTGGAATTAATGAGACGCGCGTTTAAGGCACTGAGGCGAAACGTTGTTCAGGAAAGGCAGTTGCAAGATCTGAGGATCAAGGTCCAGGAGAGAATAACGACACAGAGACTCCAACATACTTTTCACACCTGGAGGACCTTCGTCGACAACGCGAGAAACCGAGCTCAGCtgaaaaaagatggaaaagaGATGTCGAAGGAGCGGAAAATCGAATTGTTCGTCAACGCTATCAGCGAGAAGCAAAAGGAACTTGCCAAATTGCAGAACAAGACGAATTCTGCGGATGTTTCGGCAACTCTTCGCCGCACCCAAAGTGCCGATCATCCGATTAATCCGATCTCGGTGAAAAAGAACTCCGCAAAAACATTAACGGTCGTGGATCCACCGGCAAAACATCGCTTGAATGCTCAGAGGAGGATAATAGCCGAGCAAAAGGCTAAGCTCGCCGAACAAAATAGAATAATCGAAGATTTAAAACTGAAACAAATCGAGAAAGAAACCCAACGTGCCAGTCAAGACACCGTCAACGTTGCCAAGGAAGTTTTAGCCCATGTTGGAGGTCGGACTAGGAGAACTCTCATAAAATTGATCAGAGATGAAGGCTGCAA AGACAAATCAATCGTCGAACCTCCGCGACTGCCGAGCCCTCCGAAGTTTTTAATACGGATGGAAGCCAGAGCGGAAGCAAGACGGGAACGGGTGAAGCGAGCACAggaagaacgagaaaaaaaaatggaggaGAAACGAAAGAAGGAAGAATCTGAAAGGCGGGCTGAGGACGAGGAGAGGAAGAGACTGCAGCTCGAG GCGCAAAAGGAGGCGAGAAGGTTACGGGAAGAGCAGGAACAACGAAGAGCCCGGGAAGCTGAACGGACGAAGCAGTTGAATCAGATAGCGGATGACTTTCGGCGAAAGTACCTTCTGCGACGGTACATGATGGAGCCGTTCTTCAGACTAATAGACACGAAGTACAACTACATAAAAATAGCCGATGACCATTACCAGGGTTCCCTCCTTCGAAGGACTTTGGGAATCTGGTTGAAGGAGACTCACGAACGAATCTCGGTGAAAATGGATCTCGCCTCGGCGGTTTACAACCGGAATATTTTGTGGTACGTATTTAGGGACTGGCGAGATTTCACCAGAAGCGAGGCAAAAAAGATGCAGGTGGCTACAGATTTTCACGACATGAGGCTTCAGGAGAAATGCCTCAGAGCGTGGAACGCTAAGACGGTGGAAAGCAAGGTTCAGACGCTCAATGACGAACAGTTAGCCCGCGAGCACTACGGGAAGAGATTAAGGGCGAAATACTTTGCCAGATGGAAAGACTACCCAACGATTGCCTGGGACATGAAGGAAAAGGAGAAACGAAAGGACAAGTGGAGGGAACTCGTTCAAAGAGTTATACCAGACTTTGATCCCAAGCAACGAGGAGTTGCCATTGAAGACTGA
- the LOC107226717 gene encoding caldesmon isoform X2 encodes MSTMKTVHFEEVKDVMEQMLRTPIFETPEKRMLATLSKKMLDPNLVMDVRHKIFHEPLSLSPSKDVILQEAKRLILNEETQALYRRQEENMLESELKRFQSQLQKSRPKFRGPYICSRKIMANSNDDQFWAGLTGIAKKEIEILSDTVTEIESSGRIEPKTEQSAKLEALRRNVVQERQLQDLRIKVQERITTQRLQHTFHTWRTFVDNARNRAQLKKDGKEMSKERKIELFVNAISEKQKELAKLQNKTNSADVSATLRRTQSADHPINPISVKKNSAKTLTVVDPPAKHRLNAQRRIIAEQKAKLAEQNRIIEDLKLKQIEKETQRASQDTVNVAKEVLAHVGGRTRRTLIKLIRDEGCKDKSIVEPPRLPSPPKFLIRMEARAEARRERVKRAQEEREKKMEEKRKKEESERRAEDEERKRLQLEAQKEARRLREEQEQRRAREAERTKQLNQIADDFRRKYLLRRYMMEPFFRLIDTKYNYIKIADDHYQGSLLRRTLGIWLKETHERISVKMDLASAVYNRNILWYVFRDWRDFTRSEAKKMQVATDFHDMRLQEKCLRAWNAKTVESKVQTLNDEQLAREHYGKRLRAKYFARWKDYPTIAWDMKEKEKRKDKWRELVQRVIPDFDPKQRGVAIED; translated from the exons ATGTCGACGATGAAGACAGTGCACTTCGAAGAAGTAAAGGACGTAATGGAGCAGATGTTGAGGACTCCAATTTTTGAAACCCCAGAAAAACGGATGCTGGCTACTCTTAGTAAGAAAATGTTAGACCCGAACTTAGTCATGGATGTCAGGCATAAGATATTCCACGAACCGTTATCCCTGTCTCCGTCAAAGGATGTCATACTACAAGAAGCAAAACG CCTGATTCTGAATGAAGAGACGCAAGCCTTGTACCGGAGACAAGAGGAAAATATGCTGGAGTCAGAGCTGAAAAGATTTCAGTCACAACTTCAAAAAAGTCGTCCAAAATTCCGAGGGCCGTACATTTGCTCTCGAAAGATTATGGCCAACTCAAACGACGATCAATTTTGGGCTGGATTAACCGGTATagcaaagaaagaaattgaaatattgtcggACACGGTTACTGAAATCGAATCCAGCGGTAGGATTGAGCCGAAAACGGAGCAATCGGCAAAATTGGAA GCACTGAGGCGAAACGTTGTTCAGGAAAGGCAGTTGCAAGATCTGAGGATCAAGGTCCAGGAGAGAATAACGACACAGAGACTCCAACATACTTTTCACACCTGGAGGACCTTCGTCGACAACGCGAGAAACCGAGCTCAGCtgaaaaaagatggaaaagaGATGTCGAAGGAGCGGAAAATCGAATTGTTCGTCAACGCTATCAGCGAGAAGCAAAAGGAACTTGCCAAATTGCAGAACAAGACGAATTCTGCGGATGTTTCGGCAACTCTTCGCCGCACCCAAAGTGCCGATCATCCGATTAATCCGATCTCGGTGAAAAAGAACTCCGCAAAAACATTAACGGTCGTGGATCCACCGGCAAAACATCGCTTGAATGCTCAGAGGAGGATAATAGCCGAGCAAAAGGCTAAGCTCGCCGAACAAAATAGAATAATCGAAGATTTAAAACTGAAACAAATCGAGAAAGAAACCCAACGTGCCAGTCAAGACACCGTCAACGTTGCCAAGGAAGTTTTAGCCCATGTTGGAGGTCGGACTAGGAGAACTCTCATAAAATTGATCAGAGATGAAGGCTGCAA AGACAAATCAATCGTCGAACCTCCGCGACTGCCGAGCCCTCCGAAGTTTTTAATACGGATGGAAGCCAGAGCGGAAGCAAGACGGGAACGGGTGAAGCGAGCACAggaagaacgagaaaaaaaaatggaggaGAAACGAAAGAAGGAAGAATCTGAAAGGCGGGCTGAGGACGAGGAGAGGAAGAGACTGCAGCTCGAG GCGCAAAAGGAGGCGAGAAGGTTACGGGAAGAGCAGGAACAACGAAGAGCCCGGGAAGCTGAACGGACGAAGCAGTTGAATCAGATAGCGGATGACTTTCGGCGAAAGTACCTTCTGCGACGGTACATGATGGAGCCGTTCTTCAGACTAATAGACACGAAGTACAACTACATAAAAATAGCCGATGACCATTACCAGGGTTCCCTCCTTCGAAGGACTTTGGGAATCTGGTTGAAGGAGACTCACGAACGAATCTCGGTGAAAATGGATCTCGCCTCGGCGGTTTACAACCGGAATATTTTGTGGTACGTATTTAGGGACTGGCGAGATTTCACCAGAAGCGAGGCAAAAAAGATGCAGGTGGCTACAGATTTTCACGACATGAGGCTTCAGGAGAAATGCCTCAGAGCGTGGAACGCTAAGACGGTGGAAAGCAAGGTTCAGACGCTCAATGACGAACAGTTAGCCCGCGAGCACTACGGGAAGAGATTAAGGGCGAAATACTTTGCCAGATGGAAAGACTACCCAACGATTGCCTGGGACATGAAGGAAAAGGAGAAACGAAAGGACAAGTGGAGGGAACTCGTTCAAAGAGTTATACCAGACTTTGATCCCAAGCAACGAGGAGTTGCCATTGAAGACTGA